The Lycium ferocissimum isolate CSIRO_LF1 chromosome 8, AGI_CSIRO_Lferr_CH_V1, whole genome shotgun sequence DNA segment atattaaagatattgcttctctagcaagaataaggtatgaatctctccttattaatatttatttcagtttatttacgaagataaagttattaaatagtcgtataacaagttggttagttgagaaacttggaaaacatcgtgtgggatgttttatggagcctattggtgttgataatgttgttgtgatgttggtattgttgttgttgttgttgttggtgattggattgtgatttcgggctaggcatataaataggggagatgttgcccgaatttcagcagattctaaatggatttaaattgaaggcttaagatgagcatatgacaatgagcctaacaatagtatgaatggtttacatgtagatttacgagcttggaaggataaacgttgagtagttaaggagaccaaaaaaaggtatgttaagactattcctctttcttttaaaggcatgattcttttcctatgaACGCATACATGACTTCCATAATACCTTATTTCCGAAAATACTagcaagttcatgattctcaaaatccTTAAAGTTTCCCAAAAACGGTGTTTTCTATTTTAAGGCCATTAACCNNNNNNNNNNNNNNNNNNNNNNNNNNNNNNNNNNNNNNNNNNNNNNNNNNNNNNNNNNNNNNNNNNNNNNNNNNNNNNNNNNNNNNNNNNNNNNNNNNNNttatgttatggtatgtgtcCTTACAGGTTAAGACAACCATGAGCTACCTTTGGGGTCCAACcaaaaatgattatgagatgtaggcttagaggtactcggtaggttagctccgggtacccgtcatggccctctgattgggtcgtgacatgttcaGTCACCCTAAAAGTTATAGCAGCAAAACTCAAATAAAATGTCAAACATCAAAGACACTTTAAATGTGGAATTATGCCCGCTGTGATCAATCACTAATCAGGTTCTGCTAGAGCAGAGCAACAAAAAGTATGCACAAGTTAAAATCACAAAACTtacaattcaaaaaaaaaaaaaaaagagttatctTCTTTTgataactcaaaaaaaaaataaaaaataaaaaaatcggctttttaaattttaatgttCAGAATCACCACGTAAAAAGAAATCAACATTCTAGATGATCCAGACCTTAATAGAATCATATCGATGGCCTGTAATCTCATATATACGTGTATTCTGAAACTTTAGATTTATAGTAAAAAATGTGAAGAATATATTCAAAGTTCCACTGCATTTACAATTATCAATTATGTATgacaaaattaacttttatatatatattacatccTATCCAGCCAAAGGATGTTGTCAAACACATTCAACTGGAGTGTAACTAGTAGCAAGTGAGATTTCCAGCTGTATTCTGGAACTTATAATTAATCGTCAAAAATGTGAAGAAATATATTCAATGTTCCACTGTATTTACAAttacttatataataaaaaattaacggAAATATTGAATCCTGTCCAGCCAAAGGATGTCAAACACAATGGGATGGAGTGTGTAACTAGTAGCAATTGAAAGATTTCCAGCTGTCACCTCTATAAAAGTTTAAGCATTTTAAGACGTTCTTCGTGCTCTATATCCAGTTTTGGAGGAGTGTAACAGCCACGGAGATCCTCCACTACATACTCCTGCaacatttttcaaaaaggaaGTATATTGAATATCTGTGCTGATAGAAAAACAAAATGTGCCATAGCATTGGAGTGTTAACACCATTCAAAGTTAAGAATGAGATGCTTGTAGACTGTTCACATGACCTAGTTTAGCTTAATCATCTGCCATTTCATGAGCTGGAATGACACTTAGGTGTGATTATCATAACCAGTCAACATTAAAAATTATTCAGACATAAAACTAGTCTTGAATCCTGATGCAATTTCACCAACAATCGTTCTTTTGCAATACGGAGTAAGGAATCGAGAAGtattgatgcaaacccacttaCTCGGAGACTAACTAAAAAGAacaggaaaaaaatgaaagaggaCTTGCAACTTGTTTTACAGCCCTTCTGTAAGTAACAAGAATTCTGCCTTGTGTGACCATAAAAGAGGACCAATATATACACTTTTATTATTGAAGACCCGCAATTTTTCCAGATGAGTGATGAAGAACAACAATAATTAGCACCCAACCAAAccccaacaccccccccccgccccacccccccaaaaaaaagaattaactttCGGGACAGATTGAGGTACAGAAACCGCACCTGCGTAAGTAATTCTCTCTTGGTTAGGATGTGGTAGTGTCTTTGCCAGAATCGCTGGATGGCCATTGTGGCTGCAAggaaactatatgcaatgcCAAGAATGGCAAGGATGACAACAAAGACAACAACCAGCGCAAAACATGCTTCCATTGACGCAGGGAAAAGATCCCACATTCCCCAGCCATAACAACAGTTATGACATCCAGCCATGTGTGGGTCATTGCTATTAAAGGATGAGCAGTGTAGTATGATCCCAAAAAATCCGAGCAGGAAAAAGAAGACAAGAACTCCTGTGTTGTATACACCATTGTGTTAATTACATGAATATAATGCCCTACGCCAGAAGTAAagagaaaaatggaagaaaataaaactGGATCTAAATACAACATCtgcttcaaattcaatcatTAGGTTTTTCAGCCAACATTTTTGGGAAGTTACATTTACCATGTACCGATGTTGATACAAATTTGAAGCATACTACAGTGCAGGCCCTATCCATAGAACTACAATTCTCTTTTGATGCCTTTTCTTTGGATGCTATTTCAGAGAGTAGCTATTGCAGTAACTCTGAAATAGGTAAGACcaaaaagaagacaaaataaatTACATCATTATTGCCTTCCAATCAATGACAAATTTATGCATCTTGCCCCTACAATCTAAATAAGAAGTGCATCTTTTAAGGATCCGACAGGAGTACaacaacatttttggagagtacGAGCAACATAGAGGATCAATATTGTGACCAGGGGTCCTACATGTAAAGTGAAATACTGGagccaaaaaaaggagaagagttGCAAACAATGGGAGAGAGGGATGGGGTTCTCTGGTTCTCAATGCGAATATGTGAAAGGGGATGGTTGTTGGGTGCTTGAAAAATGGTTGCTAGGTGTGTTCTGTCAAATGGATAAGGAGGACTAATAAGTGGTCTTTCTATAGAGAAAACGTGGAATGGTCAAAACATGAGATGAATTTATCTGATCTTATGGAGTAGATAGTCAATAAAATGACGAACACTTAgactttgagaaagaaaaaggcaTGAGATAGTGGAGATTCctatgagaagaaagaaaaaatggtTGGATTTggcatataaaaaaaaatatttttgtgattataaataatTATGTGGCACATTTTTATATGACGTGAAGCTTTTATTTTGATGTGTAGCGGCGATTCAAGAACACGCAGGGTCAGAGCGCTTAAACACTTGTTTTGATCAAGTTGAGGTTTCTAGATGAAAACTCGTGGTCTTTTGGGCTGGGAACACAATCTCGTGCAACTACGGGTGTTTATTTGCTATTCggccttttatttttatttcataaatgttGGCCTAAGATAAATTAAAATGGTGAACGTGGTcaatgaggattcatatagccgactcCAATTTATTTGGGACTGAGGCATAATAATTaatgttgtatatgtatgacaaagCCACCAAAATGAGGAACAGTCGAAGGAGATACATAGAAGATTCTGATAGTTTCAGATTTACACCGAGAATCTGctttgacttgtattggttCCCTATTTATAGATGAGTTAACCAATAGTCTACTGGATAAGGTTTTACTTTTTGTGCTATCTACATGTAACACAGTGTCACCTGACAAAACTAGAGAAAGAGCCGGCAAAAGTTGGATTATGGAGAAGCACTCTAGAGAAAAATATTTAACGAAGTAAGACTAACCATACGAAGAATGAAGGTTAAGTGAAATTAGATGAGAATGTGGTGTCTAATACAGTAATTCAGTTATCTAGGCTTCACCCCGGTCTGGAaatagattttcaaaaaaaataattgtaaaCTCTGTTTGTTCATGAAATTTGATCAGTTTTcgaaaatttatcttcaaaaaaatttcaagttctAAAAACTGGCCCAGACCAGTTTTTGGGTGAAATATCACTTCCACTCACAAAACTTAAAATTCTTTCCAagtaaaatgcatgtccaaacacaactttaagttccaaaaactatttttcaccacaacttcaaaaactcattttttttcaagtttcaactaaATCTATGACCAAACGCTAGCTTAATCTTGTAGGATGATGACCTAATAGAGGAagatgtaatatatatatatatatatatatatatataagggaaaagGTTAAAATGTACAGAGACAAAGGGGTAAATTAAAGAGTATTATGCAATAGGAAGATACCTAACAGATTGAAAAGGTAAATTCCGTAGAATGGAAATGAGGCCAATGTCATATTGGAGTACATGTTAGGCCTCTAAGGTCCAACATGTTCACtaataaatgtcataaaaatgCATATGTTAAAATAGATACGCGGACATGCAACACTGGTAAGATTAAAATTCTAAAATTGATCATCAAAAGGAGGAAGCATATAGATCGCAATGGACAAATGAGAGGAAGTCGTTTAAATGGTTTGGTCATGTCGGATGCAGACCTCCATATACGCTGGTCTGTAGGTGGAAAATATGATGATTTAAAGCGATAAATGCAAACGAGGTAAAGCACATAGCAAGAAATTGTCATAGAATGCCAACAATATTTCTTATTAGTGTGGATTTAGCTTGAAAAAACACAATAGAAGCAAAGGATCTCATATGTGATGCCAACTAGTTACAATTAAAATTTTGTTGTTATTCCTATACTTACATTAGGTCATATGTTTATCAAGAGTCTTTTTAGTCTTGTCAGATGCTTGTATTTCACTTTAGGGGTCAAGTGTGAAATTTTAGAAACATAGAATGGCCAGAAATATCCCTGAACTTCGGAAATAGAGCACTTTTGACCGCTGTTACCTTTTGGTATCAAAATTACCTTTGTTGTCTAAAAATTGGACCACACTTGTCCTTCCTCACTAACAGAATTCCAGCTCAAATTTAACCATGTTAAAGAAAATACTCACCTCCAGCTCAAACAAACCCCTCCACCCTCTCCATTTCAAAACCTGCGTCAAGAACTGCTCATGAGTCCCCTGAATTAGCTACACACAATTCATCCTCAGGAAAAAACTGATAACCGTGGAGTCCGGgccagcttgcgcgcacctcgactaattccacggggcACCTGCTACCTCTCACCAGTACAGGTACCAAGTAACTCTATCCACCCAGGCTTGAACAGATGGAAagaatcacctagtgtttttgcctCCGTTTGGAATTGAACCAGAGACCTCGTGGTTCTCAACCCAcctcattgaccactaggccacacccttgggtgccaATTCGCTCTCATAAATTGCACCAACCAAACAACATGATCCAACTGAAGAAATGATCTATTCACCAATTGAATAAAATCCTCTTCTGTAGCATAACTTAATCACGTATACAAGAGCAAGCTGACTTTTAAACTTTTTGAGCAGAAATTGCAGGAAATAAATGACCCGCAAAAGTACATGACATAAAAAACTTAAAAGTCgggtaaaaaaagaaaaataataattcacaTACTATGCAAATAAGAGAATAGGTGTCTATTGACAAAACGGGAGGCTTTAGGACCACCATGGCTATCATAAATGAAAGTGcaaggggagggggggggggggtgaattgtaacTTTTTTGCTCAGACAGTGGACTACCTGAACAGAGTAGTCGACTATAAAGTAATGCAGGAATAAAAGTGCAGGATTTAAACGACACAAGATattttatactggttcagattcaatgtgaatcctagtcctgttcccttgggttgcaagggtgtTCTCTGTAGCTCTTTGTAAATGGTTTTGGTACAATGGTtgtttgaatggagctcctacgtctacactcGAACACTCGTAATCTTTttgatacaatgcctcacaaactatactatatctctcctttcttttttgtttacactATATCACTCAGGAATATAATGTTTATGAAAAGTAAAGCAGAGAACTTGAGAGTATGAGACAAAAGTATGTCTTTCTTGTTTTGTGAAGCCGCCTTTTATAATTGGTTAGGCTTTTTACGTAGAAATATCAGCCCAAGGGATTTGATCCTTGGAAAAAGGAATTCGTGAtcctatttccaagaataaggTTAGAGCTGTTTGATGCGTTTTGATACTTCTTGATGGTCTTTCCTTGTGTGATGGAACTGTATCTTCAATCAAGGAGATTGTTACACTTGATTGAATATCCCTCCTTTAATGCGGCAGATCCTATATTCTCTTTCCTTCCTTGAACTTGATTGGTACTGCTTCCTTAGATGTAAATATCTCTTTTAGCTACACCATATATTTGTGCCTTGTCAAAGGGCTGAAGAGACTTCCTTGTGTAAGCCCATCTTGCATATACTTCTGTTGGGCTCCATCTCTTTGGACTTGTGGGCTTTTTCATTCCTTGGTCCATACATGTAGTCAACTTCCTTGATATCCGTGCTTCTCGTACTTGGTTTAATTACCAGACCTAcacaagtaaaattgtcatcattAAAACTTGACACTAACGATCTCCTCCTTTCTGAGGATGGCAATTTTGGATAAGATACAGTCAACATGTAGTCAACTTCCCTGTTAACATGGAAGATGCTCCCCCTAACTAGGTAGAGGCTCCCCCTGAATAGTTGACTTGTCCTTGCAGGCTCCCCCTGAATAAGTCAACTTGTCCTTCGACTGAGTTGACTATTGTACTCCCCTTTTGGCATcactcaaaaaaaatataacaagtAAATAAACAAATAGCAAAAGATATATAGACTGATAACTAGTAATTAAGATGTTGAACATATCAGCAAAAGACAGAACAACACAAAGAGAATTAGGTCCCACAAAACATATTGTTTGAACAGGCCAAAAACacccaaaaataaaaggaactACTCCTGGCGCTTGAACACTGGACGACGAAGAAAATAAGCCAAAGTATTAACAATAGCATATTTCATATCAGTCAACGGTGTAGTGAGGCTATCAGGCATTGCACCAACACTAGCTTGGAGCTTAAGACGATTTGACGACCTCGCTTTATCATAGCGTCAGCTTAACGTAGCCTAGAAACATCAACACCGGTTTCCTTAGTCGAATCACGAATCTTCTCTAATTGAAACAATGTGGATGCCATTAAGTCTTTGATGGACTCAATTTTGTCATCCATAGCGGAGAGTTTGAAGAGAAGGTCAGCATAGCACTCAGCAGAAACGACAGAGGAATCAGATTTTTTGACTTTGGTAGAGGGACCAGGGTTAGAGTCGTCACAGGCTTCCTTGAGCACCCAGGATTCATTGCTTAAGACATAACCCATGCTACGAAATGCTCTAGAGTTGTAACACTACTTAACGGGAGTAACAAGATAGTCAACTAGGTCAATTTTGTGGACTTCAAGTATGCGAGAGATGAGCATACCATAAGGGAGGCTAAAGGGATTGGAGGCACACTCAATCATGTAGTTGATGACTATGGAGgacaaattgattttctttttggagAGGAGGCAGAAAGAAAAGATGGAATCACGTTGAGAGATAGTGGAGTAAGACCCAACACAAGGAACGATGGTAGTTGCAACCATATGGGCTAGCACACGAGCTTTAAAAGAAATGTTTGAAGGACCCGATTTGAGCGAGGGGACGGAGGAGGAATTGGAAAGAGTTTTCTTAACATCGTCAAAAGACACCTTCAAGAGACTCGAAGCCGAAATTTTGGGTAACTCGAAAAACCGAAAGCAAGTGCAACCAAGAATAGAGTCAAGGACAAAGTAATTTAATACGGTGTGGTGCCAAGAACCATAGTTTTGAGTTAGGTGGTCACACCCCAATGAGGGACGCATGACGGGCCGACTCGTAGGCGGGAACCGACTTAACGGTTACCTTGAACAACATATAACATAACTCAAAGAATACTGCCGAGAAAGTGGCCCAACATAAAAATATCCGAGTAATCAAACATATGTGTCGTATGCGAACCAACAAGGTCGCTACAACATCACGAGTATCATAAGAAGGTAAGGCTACATAACTTGCTAACTACGTAtaaatgtctacggacctctatggaatataaaCTGCAGGAAGGACGGGACAAAGCTTCGTCATACCTATATgtacaaatcaaaatatcacaccaaaatagactgcagctccaaaccaagtggagcgcattATTTCACGGAACGAGGGAAGATCCTCTTTGCCGCTACTGGCCGCCGCCCGACTACCTAAACCAGCGGgtatgaacacaacgtccataagaaggggcgtcagtatgaataatgtactgagtatgtaaggcatggataataACATAATACAGATATGAAAAGTAACGCTTGANNNNNNNNNNNNNNNNNNNNNNNNNNNNNNNNNNNNNNNNNNNNNNNNNNNNNNNNNNNNNNNNNNNNNNNNNNNNNNNNNNNNNNNNNNNNNNNNNNNNTTGGAAGTTCTAACCCCTCTATGTGTAAGAAATTTTTCGATCTTATGCAAAGTGAGTTCGAAATAAGCATGATGGGAGAATTAAAGTTTTTTTTGGGACTACAAATTCATCAAATTGACAGTGGAATATTCGTATGTCAAGCCAAGTATGCTAAGGAACTTGTTCAAAAATTTGGAATGGCTGACTCAAAAGCTATGGGAACTCCAATGAGTCCTACTTGTACCCTTGATAAAGATAAGGCAGGAAAACCTGTTGATGAAACTATGTATCGTGGTATGATTGGATCCTTACTTTATTTAACTGCCAGTCGACCATATATTATGTTTAGTGTATGCAGGTGCGCTAGATTTCAAGCTGTTCCAAAGGAATCTCATCTTACTGTCGTCAAGCGCATTATAAGATACCTTCATGGAACAACTAATTATTGCTTATGATTTCCAAACACTAACAATTTTACACTTGAAGGCTTTTCAAATGCAGATTTTGCAGGTGACAAGGATGATTGGAAAAGTACCAGTGGTGCTTGCCAGTTTCTAGGAAAATCCCTTATTTCATGGAATAGCTAAAAACAGGGATCAGTCTCTCTCTCCCGGAGCCCCGAATATATTGTTGGTCGATGCTGCACATAATTAATTTGGATGTCTTATCAATTAAGTGATTACGACTTGTCTTTTAAACCTATTAAAATTTTCTGTGATAATTCAAGTGCTATTTGTCTTTCCAAAAATCTTGTGCATCATTCTAGGGCGAACGCATAGTGTCGCGTGTTGCTGCAGTGCCAACCGACTCTAATCCACTATATAAGGGCTAAAAtccatctttttctccataataaACTTCCCAAATACTCTAGAAAGCTCAGCCAACATAAGAGAGCTTATATACACCACAAAGTGAggattttacataattttcaagtgacggagtattaatcgaggtccgagTAACGTATAGTCGCaattatagttttgttttgtGTTGGAGTTGACTTGGATTCAAGTAAACATTGAAGATTTTGCTATTTTAGCAAaattaaggtatgaatctctttttattaatatttatttaggaatattttcgagaataagagttataattattGCATTGGTGTTGTTGGCGTAtggattgaggtttgaagaaagttttggatgaaattgtccatatttatcttgtagaatcttgatgatattgttgttgatggtggtatggttgttggttattggtattgtgatttcgggctaggcatatatacaagggagatgttgcccgaatttcggcagattctaaatggattcgaattaaaggcttaagacaaaCATGTGAGGA contains these protein-coding regions:
- the LOC132068843 gene encoding uncharacterized protein LOC132068843, yielding MDRACTVVCFKFVSTSVHGVLVFFFLLGFFGIILHCSSFNSNDPHMAGCHNCCYGWGMWDLFPASMEACFALVVVFVVILAILGIAYSFLAATMAIQRFWQRHYHILTKRELLTQEYVVEDLRGCYTPPKLDIEHEERLKMLKLL